In Actinomycetota bacterium, the genomic window CGCCGCCGCCGGACGAATGGATGCGCCGGCTCTCGACGCTGCCCCTCCTCTACCAACCCGGCGAGCGCTGGCTCTACAACAAGGGGGCCGATGTGCTCGGCGTGCTCATCGCACGCGCCGCCGGCCAACCGCTCGACGTCGTCCTGCGCGACCGTGTGTTCGAGCCGTTGGGCATGGTCGACACCGCCTTCTCCGTCGCCGACGTCAACCGGTTCGGCACCTGTTATGGCATCGACCCAACCGGCGCACGGTTGGTCTTCGATCCTCCGGATGGCCAGTGGGCGAAGCCGCCGGCAGTTCCGTCTGGCGCGGCCGGCCTTGTGCCGACGGTGGACGACCTGCACGCGTTCGCGCGGATGCTCCTGTCGGGCGGGCGGCTACCGGATGGTTCGCGCCTGCTGTCGCGCGCTTCCATCGACGCGATGACCACCGACCAGATCGATGTCGCCAGCGGCGCGCCCGGGCCCCTGCCCGACGGCTCGCAGGGGTGGGGCTTCGGCGTCGGTGTGCAGGTGCGCCGCACCGGTCTCGGGCCCTCCATCGGGTCGTACGGCTGGGCAGGCGGCATGGGGAGCATGTGGTCGAACGACCCCAGCAACGCGCTCATCGGCGTCATGCTCAGCACCGAGGCCTTCGCCGGTCCGTTCCCCCCGCCAGTGGTCATCCAGGACTTCTGGACCGGCGCGTACACCGCACTCGACAACTGACCAGGGAGGTGGTCGTGATGTCATCGCCTGCTCCGACACCCGAGCTGCACACCGGCTTCAGCGCGCCCGGCGCCACGCCGACGTCGTGGGAGGACGTCGTCGGCGTGCTCGTATCGGCCGAGCTGTTCTGGATCTCGACGGTGCGCACAAACGGGCGTCCGCACGTCACGCCGCTACCGGC contains:
- a CDS encoding beta-lactamase family protein; amino-acid sequence: MGGFDPQRLAHLAQAMQHHVEQDRVGGIAWLLAAGDQVEVGVAGRLTRGQPAPVGRDSIFRIRLGIGMDFAAPWPQPFLDALAELELGAGPPEPQVPPPPDEWMRRLSTLPLLYQPGERWLYNKGADVLGVLIARAAGQPLDVVLRDRVFEPLGMVDTAFSVADVNRFGTCYGIDPTGARLVFDPPDGQWAKPPAVPSGAAGLVPTVDDLHAFARMLLSGGRLPDGSRLLSRASIDAMTTDQIDVASGAPGPLPDGSQGWGFGVGVQVRRTGLGPSIGSYGWAGGMGSMWSNDPSNALIGVMLSTEAFAGPFPPPVVIQDFWTGAYTALDN